The Pangasianodon hypophthalmus isolate fPanHyp1 chromosome 2, fPanHyp1.pri, whole genome shotgun sequence genome window below encodes:
- the LOC128317957 gene encoding uncharacterized protein LOC128317957 yields MSYCSARTMSAGIKPVSQDHSGSGIPLPRTMKTFSKQNTTCSSGSFLSSSAQYQPGGRMASFSSSTSVNSKELLKDASSRIQYQLQRSTPLKTSFNHMTGSRSAYSSPQVPKREMQRSKDTLDLHRVPVSQDRFGALTRNANKNWKTNQVQFKSLDNADTPSSSCTMMQGVQTGKAHLRTTNGNLIWGSSSGNRPGSNKQRIKFKNGSTEKDMNSCKRTPQKTVGSESPRMAAVAPFRFR; encoded by the coding sequence ATGTCTTACTGTTCTGCCAGGACCATGAGTGCTGGAATAAAACCCGTGTCTCAGGATCACAGTGGCTCTGGGATCCCTCTGCCCCGGACCATGAAAACCTTCTCCAAGCAGAACACCACATGCTCAAGCGGCAGCTTCCTGAGTTCATCTGCACAATATCAGCCAGGTGGACGAATGGCTTCCTTCTCATCCTCCACCTCTGTTAACTCTAAAGAGCTGCTGAAGGATGCCTCATCAAGAATTCAGTACCAACTGCAGAGATCGACTCCACTCAAGACCTCATTTAACCACATGACTGGTTCTCGCTCTGCCTACAGTAGCCCACAGGTTCCTAAAAGGGAAATGCAGCGCTCCAAAGATACGCTGGACCTCCATAGAGTCCCTGTGTCCCAGGATAGGTTTGGAGCCCTGACAAGGAATGCGAACAAAAACTGGAAAACTAATCAGGTACAATTCAAGAGCCTGGATAACGCAGATACTCCATCATCTTCTTGCACAATGATGCAGGGAGTTCAGACAGGAAAAGCTCATCTTAGAACCACCAATGGGAATTTGATTTGGGGATCCTCTTCTGGTAATCGACCAGGCTCTAACAAGCAAAggatcaaatttaaaaatggaagCACTGAGAAAGACATGAACTCTTGCAAACGTACACCGCAAAAAACTGTAGGAAGTGAATCACCTCGTATGGCTGCGGTGGCACCTTTCAGATTCAGGTAA